A region of uncultured Anaeromusa sp. DNA encodes the following proteins:
- a CDS encoding YidC/Oxa1 family membrane protein insertase: MFELFDSAILVLQDILNIFYQLTATLGFPSYGLAIILMTFVIKMIMYPLTVKQVKSMKGMQILQPKMKELQAKYKDKPEKLQQEMIKLYKETGVNPMAGCLPLVLQMPIFIIIFYGLRDFTFNGATAFLWLTDLAQPDPLYILPVLSALTTFYQQKQTSTEMNQQAKMMLMFMPLFIGYISTTFSSGLVLYWVTMNTVQIVQQWWMSRDAA; the protein is encoded by the coding sequence TTGTTCGAATTATTCGATTCGGCTATTTTGGTATTACAAGACATTTTGAATATTTTTTATCAATTGACAGCAACGCTGGGTTTTCCCAGTTACGGTTTAGCTATTATTTTAATGACCTTTGTGATTAAAATGATTATGTATCCGTTGACTGTTAAGCAGGTAAAATCCATGAAGGGCATGCAAATATTGCAGCCTAAAATGAAGGAACTGCAGGCTAAATATAAAGATAAACCGGAAAAATTGCAGCAGGAAATGATCAAGCTTTATAAGGAAACCGGTGTAAATCCTATGGCCGGTTGCTTGCCTCTTGTCTTGCAGATGCCTATTTTTATTATTATTTTTTACGGATTGCGCGACTTTACCTTTAATGGTGCGACAGCCTTTTTGTGGTTGACCGATTTGGCGCAGCCAGATCCTTTGTATATTCTTCCCGTGTTGTCTGCTTTGACGACTTTCTATCAGCAAAAACAAACCTCGACAGAGATGAACCAGCAGGCTAAAATGATGCTGATGTTTATGCCTCTGTTTATCGGCTATATTAGTACGACCTTCTCCAGTGGCCTAGTGTTGTACTGGGTGACTATGAATACGGTGCAAATCGTACAGCAATGGTGGATGAGCCGCGATGCGGCGTAA
- the yidD gene encoding membrane protein insertion efficiency factor YidD: protein MKRLLLGAIVFYRNFLSPLKPPTCRFMPTCSEYAYLAIEKYGVVRGAWLAVKRLAKCHPFHPGGYDPVQ, encoded by the coding sequence GTGAAGCGTTTGCTCTTGGGAGCCATCGTTTTTTATCGAAATTTTCTTTCCCCGCTAAAGCCACCAACTTGTCGCTTTATGCCAACTTGCTCTGAATATGCTTATCTTGCGATTGAAAAATACGGTGTTGTCCGAGGTGCATGGCTGGCTGTAAAACGCTTGGCTAAATGCCATCCCTTTCATCCGGGAGGATATGACCCTGTACAATAG
- the rnpA gene encoding ribonuclease P protein component, translating into MHCFKKCEKLRKNQEFQAVYKEGRSLANRMLVLYVLPIEGTERKVGISVSKRLGCAVVRNRCKRLLREAFRLNRDFLKTGVQLVFICRKPMVGSSYEAVTESFRHICRKSKVWQTGGEES; encoded by the coding sequence ATGCATTGTTTTAAAAAATGTGAGAAGCTACGCAAAAATCAAGAGTTTCAAGCGGTATATAAAGAAGGACGTTCTTTAGCTAACCGCATGCTGGTACTTTATGTACTTCCTATAGAAGGTACGGAACGAAAAGTAGGTATTTCCGTCAGCAAGCGTTTGGGCTGCGCTGTGGTGCGCAACCGTTGTAAAAGGCTTTTGCGGGAAGCGTTTCGTTTAAACCGTGATTTTCTTAAAACAGGAGTGCAGCTTGTTTTTATTTGCAGAAAACCTATGGTGGGCAGTTCTTACGAGGCTGTAACTGAATCTTTTAGGCATATTTGTCGAAAGAGTAAGGTGTGGCAAACAGGGGGAGAGGAATCGTGA
- the rpmH gene encoding 50S ribosomal protein L34 produces the protein MKRTYQPNNLWKKRTHGFRERMKTKGGRLVLKKRRARGRKKLSA, from the coding sequence ATGAAGCGTACGTATCAACCGAATAATCTGTGGAAAAAAAGAACCCACGGGTTTCGTGAGCGCATGAAGACAAAAGGTGGCCGTCTAGTTTTAAAGAAAAGACGCGCAAGAGGCCGCAAAAAACTGTCCGCATAA